The following coding sequences lie in one Arachis ipaensis cultivar K30076 chromosome B03, Araip1.1, whole genome shotgun sequence genomic window:
- the LOC107630486 gene encoding mechanosensitive ion channel protein 10 isoform X2, whose amino-acid sequence MENGEEKGVAAHRTVGTKNEVVLRIPESENIISYSPQQKGSPSKAFVDSSNVELAAELQSLKNGSTVQSPTATTSTRSVGRSEFSKPKSRLVEPPHPIAASFLEDKTQIKSFKSPARTSTSKKTTPNATPPRDVPITPRTPLIGTPMEEEEEEEEEFYKTTNVEVSKKRSGKRWKFLCMIEWLGFVSVVGFLIVSLAIKRLRNSEIWGLELWKWCVLALVILCGRLVTGWFINVMVFLIERNFLFKKKVLYFVYGVKKSVQAFLWLGIVLMAWGLIFNHGVKRSRRVNRVLDYITRSLASCLIGAALWLAKMLLIKLLASHFQSARFFNRIQESIFHQYILRTLSGPPLMEIAENVGKNSSSGRLSFKTLVRENGNEEKKEEVIDVDKLKKMKQEKVSALTMKGLINVIKSSGLTTILPQSVDEDENEQIDSEITSELEAKAAAYRIFSNVAKPGSKYIQKEDLLRFMTNEEVENLLPLFEGAVATGRIKRKSLKNWLVKVYQERQSLVHSLNDTKTAVDDLNLLASVLIIIVIIIVWLLIMGFLTTHVLLFITSQLLLAAFIFGNSAKTVFEAIIFVFVRHPFDVGDRCVIDGVQMTVEEMNILTTIFLRYDNEKISYPNSVLANKPISNFYRSPEMSESIEFSVDMSTPIESIAALKSRIKS is encoded by the exons ATGGAGAACGGAGAGGAAAAAGGCGTGGCGGCACATAGAACAGTAGGGACAAAGAACGAGGTTGTTCTTCGAATTCCCGAGAGCGAAAACATCATTTCCTATTCTCCTCAGCAGAAGGGTTCACCCTCAAAAGCCTTCGTAGATTCTTCAAATGTTGAACTAGCAGCTGAACTTCAGAGTCTAAAAAACGGTAGTACTGTTCAATCTCCAACTGCTACCACTTCAACCCGCTCTGTTGGTCGTTCCGAATTCTCGAAGCCAAAATCCAGATTGGTGGAACCGCCACATCCAATAGCCGCAAGCTTTCTTGAAGACAAAACCCAAATCAAGAGCTTCAAATCACCCGCAAGGACTTCCACCAGCAAAAAG ACTACTCCTAATGCCACACCTCCAAGGGATGTTCCTATTACCCCAAGAACCCCTTTGATTGGGACTccaatggaagaagaagaagaggaggaggaggagttttACAAGACCACAAACGTTGAAGTGAGCAAGAAGAGATCTGGTAAGAGGTGGAAGTTCCTGTGTATGATTGAGTGGCTTGGTTTTGTTTCCGTTGTTGGGTTCTTGATTGTATCCTTAGCAATCAAAAGGTTGCGAAATTCCGAAATATGGGGCTTGGAGCTGTGGAAATGGTGTGTTCTTGCACTGGTTATCCTCTGTGGGAGACTTGTCACTGGGTGGTTTATAAATGTTATGGTTTTCTTGATTGAAAGGAATTTCTTGTTCAAGAAGAAGGTTCTGTATTTTGTTTATGGTGTGAAGAAGAGTGTTCAAGCATTTTTATGGTTGGGCATTGTTCTTATGGCATGgggtttgattttcaatcatggGGTTAAGAGATCGAGAAGAGTTAATAGGGTTCTTGATTACATTACAAGATCTCTTGCATCTTGTCTTATTGGGGCAGCTCTATGGTTGGCGAAAATGTTGCTGATTAAGCTACTAGCTTCGCATTTCCAATCGGCTAGGTTTTTCAACCGGATTCAAGAGTCGATTTTTCATCAATACATTCTTCGGACCCTTTCAGGGCCTCCCTTGATGGAAATTGCGGAAAATGTGGGAAAGAATTCGAGTAGCGGCCGGTTGAGTTTTAAGACTTTGGTTAGGGAGAATGGgaatgaagagaagaaagaagaggtcATTGATGTGGACAAGCTCAAGAAAATGAAACAAGAGAAAGTTTCTGCTTTGACTATGAAAGGATTGATCAATGTGATAAAGAGTTCCGGATTGACCACGATTCTGCCGCAGAGTGTTGATGAAGATGAGAATGAGCAGATAGATAGTGAGATTACTAGTGAGTTGGAAGCAAAGGCAGCAGCATATCGAATTTTCAGCAATGTAGCCAAGCCAGGAAGCAA GTACATTCAGAAGGAAGACCTATTGCGCTTCATGACCAATGAAGAAGTTGAAAACCTGCTTCCGTTATTTGAAGGAGCAGTTGCAACTGGAAGAATCAAGAGGAAGTCTCTCAAGAATTGGCTG GTGAAAGTCTACCAAGAGCGTCAATCCCTTGTGCATTCGCTAAATGATACAAAAACAGCTGTCGATGATTTGAACTTGCTTGCTTCCGTGCTCATCATTATTGTGATCATCATTGTTTGGTTGCTTATAATGGGGTTCCTCACAACCCATGTTCTTCTCTTTATTACATCTCAGCTTTTACTCGCGGCGTTTATATTTGGTAACTCAGCTAAGACTGTCTTTGAAGCTATTATATTTGTTTTCGTGAGGCATCCATTTGATGTTGGCGATCGTTGTGTCATCGATGGTGTTCAG ATGACTGTTGAGGAGATGAACATACTAACTACAATCTTCTTGAGATATGACAATGAAAAGATTTCATATCCAAATTCAGTTCTAGCAAACAAGCCTATCAGTAACTTCTACAGGAGTCCAGAAATGAGCGAATCAATCGAATTTTCTGTCGATATGTCGACACCAATTGAGAGTATCGCAGCTCTGAAGTCAAGAATAAAATCGTAA
- the LOC107630486 gene encoding mechanosensitive ion channel protein 10 isoform X1, which translates to MENGEEKGVAAHRTVGTKNEVVLRIPESENIISYSPQQKGSPSKAFVDSSNVELAAELQSLKNGSTVQSPTATTSTRSVGRSEFSKPKSRLVEPPHPIAASFLEDKTQIKSFKSPARTSTSKKTTPNATPPRDVPITPRTPLIGTPMEEEEEEEEEFYKTTNVEVSKKRSGKRWKFLCMIEWLGFVSVVGFLIVSLAIKRLRNSEIWGLELWKWCVLALVILCGRLVTGWFINVMVFLIERNFLFKKKVLYFVYGVKKSVQAFLWLGIVLMAWGLIFNHGVKRSRRVNRVLDYITRSLASCLIGAALWLAKMLLIKLLASHFQSARFFNRIQESIFHQYILRTLSGPPLMEIAENVGKNSSSGRLSFKTLVRENGNEEKKEEVIDVDKLKKMKQEKVSALTMKGLINVIKSSGLTTILPQSVDEDENEQIDSEITSELEAKAAAYRIFSNVAKPGSKYIQKEDLLRFMTNEEVENLLPLFEGAVATGRIKRKSLKNWLVKVYQERQSLVHSLNDTKTAVDDLNLLASVLIIIVIIIVWLLIMGFLTTHVLLFITSQLLLAAFIFGNSAKTVFEAIIFVFVRHPFDVGDRCVIDGVQMTVEEMNILTTIFLRYDNEKISYPNSVLANKPISNFYRSPEMSESIEFSVDMSTPIESIAALKSRIKSYLESKPQHWGPNHSVVVKDIENVDKMKMGLNVNHTINFQNYGDKSSRRSELLLELKKILEDLKIKYHLLPQEVHLSYVNSENSTKQTVWR; encoded by the exons ATGGAGAACGGAGAGGAAAAAGGCGTGGCGGCACATAGAACAGTAGGGACAAAGAACGAGGTTGTTCTTCGAATTCCCGAGAGCGAAAACATCATTTCCTATTCTCCTCAGCAGAAGGGTTCACCCTCAAAAGCCTTCGTAGATTCTTCAAATGTTGAACTAGCAGCTGAACTTCAGAGTCTAAAAAACGGTAGTACTGTTCAATCTCCAACTGCTACCACTTCAACCCGCTCTGTTGGTCGTTCCGAATTCTCGAAGCCAAAATCCAGATTGGTGGAACCGCCACATCCAATAGCCGCAAGCTTTCTTGAAGACAAAACCCAAATCAAGAGCTTCAAATCACCCGCAAGGACTTCCACCAGCAAAAAG ACTACTCCTAATGCCACACCTCCAAGGGATGTTCCTATTACCCCAAGAACCCCTTTGATTGGGACTccaatggaagaagaagaagaggaggaggaggagttttACAAGACCACAAACGTTGAAGTGAGCAAGAAGAGATCTGGTAAGAGGTGGAAGTTCCTGTGTATGATTGAGTGGCTTGGTTTTGTTTCCGTTGTTGGGTTCTTGATTGTATCCTTAGCAATCAAAAGGTTGCGAAATTCCGAAATATGGGGCTTGGAGCTGTGGAAATGGTGTGTTCTTGCACTGGTTATCCTCTGTGGGAGACTTGTCACTGGGTGGTTTATAAATGTTATGGTTTTCTTGATTGAAAGGAATTTCTTGTTCAAGAAGAAGGTTCTGTATTTTGTTTATGGTGTGAAGAAGAGTGTTCAAGCATTTTTATGGTTGGGCATTGTTCTTATGGCATGgggtttgattttcaatcatggGGTTAAGAGATCGAGAAGAGTTAATAGGGTTCTTGATTACATTACAAGATCTCTTGCATCTTGTCTTATTGGGGCAGCTCTATGGTTGGCGAAAATGTTGCTGATTAAGCTACTAGCTTCGCATTTCCAATCGGCTAGGTTTTTCAACCGGATTCAAGAGTCGATTTTTCATCAATACATTCTTCGGACCCTTTCAGGGCCTCCCTTGATGGAAATTGCGGAAAATGTGGGAAAGAATTCGAGTAGCGGCCGGTTGAGTTTTAAGACTTTGGTTAGGGAGAATGGgaatgaagagaagaaagaagaggtcATTGATGTGGACAAGCTCAAGAAAATGAAACAAGAGAAAGTTTCTGCTTTGACTATGAAAGGATTGATCAATGTGATAAAGAGTTCCGGATTGACCACGATTCTGCCGCAGAGTGTTGATGAAGATGAGAATGAGCAGATAGATAGTGAGATTACTAGTGAGTTGGAAGCAAAGGCAGCAGCATATCGAATTTTCAGCAATGTAGCCAAGCCAGGAAGCAA GTACATTCAGAAGGAAGACCTATTGCGCTTCATGACCAATGAAGAAGTTGAAAACCTGCTTCCGTTATTTGAAGGAGCAGTTGCAACTGGAAGAATCAAGAGGAAGTCTCTCAAGAATTGGCTG GTGAAAGTCTACCAAGAGCGTCAATCCCTTGTGCATTCGCTAAATGATACAAAAACAGCTGTCGATGATTTGAACTTGCTTGCTTCCGTGCTCATCATTATTGTGATCATCATTGTTTGGTTGCTTATAATGGGGTTCCTCACAACCCATGTTCTTCTCTTTATTACATCTCAGCTTTTACTCGCGGCGTTTATATTTGGTAACTCAGCTAAGACTGTCTTTGAAGCTATTATATTTGTTTTCGTGAGGCATCCATTTGATGTTGGCGATCGTTGTGTCATCGATGGTGTTCAG ATGACTGTTGAGGAGATGAACATACTAACTACAATCTTCTTGAGATATGACAATGAAAAGATTTCATATCCAAATTCAGTTCTAGCAAACAAGCCTATCAGTAACTTCTACAGGAGTCCAGAAATGAGCGAATCAATCGAATTTTCTGTCGATATGTCGACACCAATTGAGAGTATCGCAGCTCTGAAGTCAAGAATAAAATC ATACTTGGAGAGCAAGCCGCAGCATTGGGGTCCGAACCATAGCGTGGTGGTTAAAGATATTGAGAATGTAGACAAGATGAAAATGGGACTAAATGTTAATCACACCATAAACTTTCAGAATTATGGGGATAAGAGCAGCAGAAGATCTGAATTACTCTTGGAGTTAAAGAAAATTCTTGAGGATCTTAAGATTAAGTATCATCTTCTGCCACAAGAAGTTCATCTGAGTTATGTAAATTCCGAAAATTCGACAAAACAAACCGTTTGGAGATGA
- the LOC107633123 gene encoding protein FAR1-RELATED SEQUENCE 5-like, which yields MSGIFTDTEMNEQYQEDDDFNQQEELVSDQDMMDEQNEFEQDFIYEFTEGAFFSESDMSEDILEAAYAVDSVQDITTLKFSENFAEEIGKYHFSTLQLAFNFYMKYSKSKGFSARKSKTFKNSTGEIYKQKFVCHRQGFRMEKYYTMEKRQKEPRLETRTGCEVQMDVKFVPESGRWHIFYFSDEHNHDLLDTQFSAMLPTHRKMSEADIMQMMNMLKSEISTSQIFSLLASQAGRYEFVGYGPRDMYNEIAQQRRQIPGDAARVLKKLEDMRLKDPQLYFKACHDSRGLLRNLFWSDGISQLDYRLFGDVIAFDDTYKKNKYSCPLVIFSGINHHNQTIVFAAALIVDETTDTYI from the coding sequence ATGTCAGGTATATTTACGGACACTGAGATGAATGAGCAATACCAGGAGGACGATGACTTTAACCAACAAGAAGAGCTAGTAAGTGACCAAGATATGATGGATGAACAGAATGAATTCGAACAAGATTTCATATATGAATTTACTGAGGGAGCATTTTTTTCTGAATCTGATATGTCAGAAGATATCCTTGAAGCCGCTTATGCGGTTGACTCCGTGCAAGACATTACAACTTTGAAATTTAGTGAGAATTTTGCGGAGGAAATTGGCAAATACCACTTTTCTACTTTGCAGCTtgcatttaatttttatatgaagTACTCAAAGTCGAAGGGCTTTAGTGCAAGGAAGAGCAAGACCTTCAAGAATAGTACTGGCGAGATTTACAAACAAAAGTTTGTATGTCATAGGCAAGGATTCAGGATGGAGAAATATTACACGATGGAAAAAAGGCAGAAGGAGCCTAGATTGGAAACAAGAACTGGATGTGAAgtccaaatggatgttaaatttgTACCAGAAAGTGGAAGGTGGCATATCTTTTATTTCTCTGATGAACACAACCATGATCTATTGGATACACAATTCAGTGCTATGTTGCCTACCCACAGAAAAATGTCAGAGGCAGATATTATGCAAATGATGAACATGCTAAAGTCAGAGATTAGCACCTCACAGATATTTAGTCTTCTAGCTAGTCAAGCAGGCAGGTACGAATTTGTTGGCTATGGTCCCAGAGATATGTACAATGAGATTGCTCAGCAAAGGCGTCAAATTCCTGGTGATGCAGCACGAGTGTTGAAGAAGTTGGAGGATATGCGGTTGAAGGATCCACAATTATATTTCAAGGCATGTCACGATTCAAGAGGTTTGTTACGTAATTTGTTCTGGTCTGATGGGATTAGCCAACTAGACTACCGACTCTTCGGGGATGTTATTGCTTTTGATGATACGTACAAGAAGAACAAGTATAGTTGTCCATTAGTCATATtcagcgggattaaccaccacaACCAAACAATTGTTTTTGCTGCTGCGTTAATTGTAGACGAAACTACTGATACATATATTTAG